A single window of uncultured Methanospirillum sp. DNA harbors:
- a CDS encoding FUSC family protein, which yields MPDHVPSAMRSLFSWSSEKTVHPSLIIGSGLGIGIPMIISWWLGMIGVGGIVSIGSLAIANLYDESPLREQYSTMLCAFVADAIAFLFGSQVGNNTVMAGFSLVVLTFFIALVGGMNRTFARCSSLILIFLIIGSSFHTGDLLSAAGITGFFVIGEIWIVVLMVCLSLLFTRFQPELRVPQTTETAVKPGSSSLTRQYRYWKKNLYTLKGWVYTLRITICIIVAEMTSILLNLPRSYWIALVVVLVVHRNLETTMSRISMRALGTCIGVVIASALMLWSVPSGLFILIITVLASVRPYAKARNYLVYTSVMTILIISLLEFNEPYIQGIIMDRLVNTLIGLFIASILGYAVWQLPFIQKSINTSMKC from the coding sequence ATGCCTGATCATGTACCTTCAGCCATGAGGTCTCTTTTCTCCTGGTCATCTGAAAAAACCGTTCATCCATCACTGATCATCGGGAGCGGTCTTGGTATCGGCATCCCCATGATCATATCCTGGTGGCTTGGCATGATCGGAGTGGGTGGTATCGTCTCAATCGGATCACTGGCGATAGCAAACCTGTATGATGAATCACCACTCCGGGAACAATACTCAACAATGCTATGTGCTTTCGTGGCTGATGCGATCGCATTCCTGTTTGGATCACAGGTAGGAAACAACACAGTGATGGCAGGATTTTCTCTGGTTGTTCTGACCTTCTTCATTGCACTTGTCGGGGGGATGAACAGAACCTTTGCCCGGTGCAGCAGCCTGATTCTCATATTTCTGATCATCGGGTCATCGTTTCATACAGGTGATCTTCTCTCTGCTGCTGGTATCACCGGGTTTTTTGTCATCGGGGAGATCTGGATCGTTGTATTGATGGTGTGCCTCTCCCTCCTCTTCACGAGATTTCAACCAGAACTTCGCGTCCCTCAAACAACAGAAACGGCAGTGAAGCCCGGCAGTTCCTCACTCACCCGGCAATACCGGTACTGGAAGAAAAACCTGTATACACTGAAAGGGTGGGTATACACACTCCGTATCACCATCTGCATAATCGTTGCAGAAATGACTTCCATTCTTCTGAACCTGCCACGTTCATACTGGATTGCATTGGTCGTGGTTTTGGTAGTTCATAGAAACCTTGAGACAACTATGTCCCGGATATCAATGAGGGCTCTCGGCACCTGTATCGGAGTGGTAATTGCCAGTGCTCTGATGCTCTGGTCTGTTCCATCCGGATTATTCATTCTCATCATTACCGTACTGGCATCTGTGCGGCCATATGCAAAAGCCCGGAATTACCTGGTTTATACATCGGTCATGACCATTCTGATCATATCACTGCTTGAGTTCAATGAGCCTTACATCCAGGGGATAATCATGGACAGACTGGTGAATACCCTGATTGGGCTCTTCATCGCGTCAATTTTGGGATATGCAGTGTGGCAACTCCCGTTTATTCAGAAAAGCATAAACACTTCAATGAAATGCTGA
- a CDS encoding type II toxin-antitoxin system RelE/ParE family toxin, producing the protein MSKFTVIISPGAKHDLAKLPVPARHSLESALADLEQIDNPRNKLGPLKGKGKGLFSIRTGEYRAILEIIDDELVLLVIEAGPRKTIYRKYQS; encoded by the coding sequence TTGAGTAAATTCACGGTTATTATCTCTCCCGGAGCCAAGCATGACCTGGCAAAACTTCCTGTTCCTGCACGACACTCCCTTGAATCAGCCCTTGCTGATCTAGAACAGATTGACAATCCCAGAAATAAATTGGGACCCCTGAAAGGGAAGGGAAAAGGGTTGTTCTCAATCCGAACCGGTGAATACCGGGCGATATTAGAGATCATTGACGATGAGCTGGTGCTTCTTGTCATTGAAGCAGGTCCCCGGAAGACGATATACCGGAAATACCAAAGTTAA
- a CDS encoding SHOCT domain-containing protein: protein MGLSKHYKKGYWNLAKDYELGNTLSFMFGMMGPWGGGYGFPFFGMGMMFFWFLIFIIIGYIVFQDANKRGMHGLLWWILIVIPMVGIFALFLYLILREIGGHKVISETNSALDILKERYAKGEITTEEFQVMKGELEK from the coding sequence TTGGGATTGTCAAAACATTATAAGAAAGGTTATTGGAATCTTGCAAAAGATTATGAACTCGGAAATACACTCTCATTCATGTTCGGAATGATGGGTCCCTGGGGAGGCGGCTATGGATTCCCATTCTTTGGTATGGGAATGATGTTCTTCTGGTTTCTTATTTTCATTATCATTGGATATATCGTCTTCCAGGATGCAAACAAACGCGGAATGCATGGTCTTCTCTGGTGGATCCTCATTGTCATCCCGATGGTAGGGATATTTGCCCTGTTTCTGTATCTCATTCTCCGTGAGATCGGAGGGCATAAAGTTATTTCAGAAACAAATTCTGCATTAGATATCCTGAAAGAGCGATATGCAAAAGGTGAGATCACTACCGAAGAATTCCAGGTTATGAAAGGAGAACTTGAAAAATAG
- a CDS encoding glutaredoxin domain-containing protein — protein sequence MSTIIIYTMENCLNCEKLKEALNGIGIEYEEQNIETKEAIIDLRCLGCFPQEAPVLRFMNTCYESPVIFGNNGEINRHIIHRI from the coding sequence ATGAGCACGATAATAATCTACACCATGGAGAACTGCCTGAACTGTGAGAAACTGAAAGAAGCATTGAACGGGATTGGTATCGAGTATGAAGAACAGAACATCGAGACGAAAGAGGCGATCATTGATCTCCGGTGTCTCGGTTGTTTTCCCCAGGAAGCTCCGGTACTCAGATTCATGAATACCTGCTATGAGTCTCCGGTGATCTTCGGCAATAATGGGGAGATAAACCGGCACATAATCCACAGAATTTAA